In the Streptomyces fradiae ATCC 10745 = DSM 40063 genome, one interval contains:
- a CDS encoding alpha/beta hydrolase, with protein MSLTGTPFLVTAVVLAVLAVALPFALWSRVRGPLLVRGLARLLMIGFAQVTAMLVVLVAVNNANGLFSDWDDLLGREDHVAAAPDLGRDGLGGRRIADLPKTAQSFRPASAVADGRVRTTLLKGQVSGVSAEVYVWLPPQYDDPAYRHVRFPVVELFSGYPGTPSSWFAGLRVTEQLEPLMRDGTVAPFILVAPRTKLLGDADAGCANVPGVVNAATWVSVDVRKMVTDHFRAVATADGWATAGFSAGGHCAAKIAVAHPDRYRYAVSMSGYNDPAAEPDSITGRDPALRRANDPLTLLRQAPAPPRLHLLVTGDGDDGYRQGLDLRAAAQSPTRVEVRRVTGGHRTSTWAAEVPAVFTWLTARLEGAGRAALTPGR; from the coding sequence ATGAGCCTGACGGGTACACCCTTCCTCGTGACGGCGGTCGTGCTCGCCGTCCTGGCGGTCGCGCTCCCCTTCGCGCTGTGGAGCCGGGTCCGGGGTCCGCTCCTCGTACGGGGCCTGGCGCGGCTGCTGATGATCGGCTTCGCCCAGGTGACCGCGATGCTGGTGGTCCTCGTCGCGGTGAACAACGCCAACGGCCTGTTCAGCGACTGGGACGACCTCCTGGGCCGGGAGGACCACGTGGCCGCCGCCCCCGACCTGGGCCGGGACGGGCTCGGCGGACGCCGGATCGCCGACCTGCCGAAGACCGCGCAGTCCTTCCGCCCCGCCTCGGCGGTCGCCGACGGACGGGTCCGCACCACGCTCCTCAAGGGCCAGGTGTCGGGCGTCAGCGCCGAGGTGTACGTGTGGCTGCCCCCGCAGTACGACGACCCCGCCTACCGGCACGTCAGGTTCCCCGTGGTGGAGCTGTTCTCCGGCTACCCCGGCACCCCGTCGTCGTGGTTCGCGGGGCTGCGCGTCACCGAGCAGCTGGAGCCGTTGATGCGGGACGGCACGGTGGCCCCCTTCATCCTCGTCGCGCCCCGCACCAAGCTCCTCGGGGACGCCGACGCGGGCTGCGCCAACGTGCCCGGCGTCGTCAACGCCGCGACATGGGTGAGCGTGGACGTGCGCAAGATGGTCACCGACCACTTCCGCGCGGTCGCCACCGCCGACGGCTGGGCGACCGCGGGCTTCTCGGCCGGCGGCCACTGCGCGGCGAAGATCGCCGTGGCGCACCCGGACCGCTACCGGTACGCGGTGAGCATGTCCGGCTACAACGACCCGGCCGCCGAACCCGACTCGATCACCGGCAGGGATCCGGCGCTGCGCCGCGCCAACGACCCGCTCACCCTGCTGCGGCAGGCCCCCGCGCCGCCCCGCCTGCACCTGCTCGTGACCGGCGACGGCGACGACGGGTACCGCCAGGGCCTCGACCTGCGGGCCGCGGCCCAGTCACCGACCCGGGTGGAGGTCCGCCGGGTCACCGGCGGCCACCGCACCTCCACCTGGGCGGCCGAGGTCCCCGCCGTCTTCACCTGGCTGACCGCCCGGCTGGAAGGCGCGGGCCGAGCGGCGCTGACCCCCGGCCGCTGA
- a CDS encoding C40 family peptidase, with amino-acid sequence MAAHRKPRPAFGAQAGRTAATLALAGAATATAFEGPAHADPRPTATQVRAQVDRLHREAEAATEQYNGAKEQADTARARIDALRDEAARRTERVNAGRDALGATAAAQYRAGALSPALQLALSSDPDRYLRGAALAERIGERQADTLAGLRGQRVAIDRLRAEAGDRFRELRGHEAELRRQKAAVQDRLAAAEKLLARLTAAERAAYEAATRARETGTAGSGPGGGAGAGADRAGRTGGGARTAPAGVGAPTSRAARAVSYAYGAIGKPYVWGATGPSGYDCSGLAQAAWRAAGVSLPRTTYSQINAGQRISRAQLAPGDLVFFYPGVSHVGIYVGDGRMIHAPRTGSTVRLASIDDMPWAGATRVA; translated from the coding sequence GTGGCAGCGCATCGGAAGCCGAGGCCCGCGTTCGGCGCACAGGCGGGCCGCACGGCCGCCACCCTGGCCCTGGCCGGGGCCGCGACCGCCACCGCCTTCGAGGGCCCCGCGCACGCCGACCCGCGCCCCACCGCCACCCAGGTCAGGGCCCAGGTCGACCGGCTCCACCGGGAGGCGGAGGCGGCGACCGAGCAGTACAACGGCGCCAAGGAGCAGGCGGACACGGCACGGGCCCGGATCGACGCCCTGCGCGACGAGGCCGCCCGCCGTACGGAGCGCGTCAACGCCGGGCGGGACGCGCTCGGCGCCACCGCCGCCGCCCAGTACCGCGCCGGCGCGCTGAGCCCGGCCCTGCAGCTGGCGCTCTCCTCCGACCCCGACCGGTACCTGCGGGGCGCCGCGCTCGCCGAGCGGATCGGCGAGCGGCAGGCCGACACGCTGGCGGGCCTGCGCGGCCAGCGCGTCGCCATCGACCGGCTCCGCGCGGAGGCGGGCGACCGGTTCCGCGAGCTGCGGGGCCACGAGGCGGAGCTGCGCCGCCAGAAGGCCGCCGTACAGGACCGGCTGGCCGCCGCGGAGAAGCTGCTGGCCCGCCTCACCGCCGCCGAGCGGGCCGCGTACGAGGCCGCCACGCGCGCGCGGGAGACCGGTACCGCCGGTTCCGGTCCGGGCGGCGGTGCCGGGGCGGGGGCCGACCGCGCCGGCCGGACGGGCGGGGGCGCGCGGACGGCGCCGGCCGGTGTGGGAGCGCCCACCTCGCGCGCGGCGCGGGCCGTCTCGTACGCGTACGGGGCGATCGGCAAGCCGTACGTGTGGGGCGCGACCGGGCCGTCGGGGTACGACTGCTCGGGGCTGGCCCAGGCCGCGTGGCGGGCGGCCGGGGTGTCGCTGCCCCGGACCACCTACTCGCAGATCAACGCCGGGCAGCGGATCTCCCGCGCCCAGCTCGCCCCCGGTGACCTGGTCTTCTTCTATCCGGGCGTCAGCCACGTCGGGATCTACGTCGGCGACGGCCGGATGATCCACGCCCCGCGCACGGGCTCGACGGTCCGGCTCGCGTCCATCGACGACATGCCCTGGGCGGGCGCCACGCGGGTGGCCTGA
- the pcrA gene encoding DNA helicase PcrA, which translates to MSSLFDDSFLADLRDHRAEEPPPPEDSEVPPAVEEVPYDLFEGKFDVPPARDPYYRDGSPRPVVDPGALLDGLNEQQRAAVVHHGTPLLIVAGAGSGKTRVLTHRIAHLLGTRSVHPGQILAITFTNKAAGEMKERVEQLVGPRASAMWVMTFHSACVRILRRESKRLGFTSSFSIYDAADSKRLMALVCRDLDLDPKRYPPKSFSAKVSNLKNELIDEETFADQATDGFEKTLAEAYRMYQARLREANALDFDDIIMTTVHLLQAFPDVAEHYRRRFRHVLVDEYQDTNHAQYTLVRELVGQPGGDDDPVPAELCVVGDADQSIYAFRGATIRNILQFEEDYPDATTILLEQNYRSTQTILSAANAVIERNESRRPKNLWTQAGEGARITGYVADTEHDEAQFVADEIDRLTDAGEAKAGDVAVFYRTNAQSRVFEEVFIRVGLPYKVVGGVRFYERKEVRDVLAYLRVLANPEDAVPLRRILNVPKRGIGERAEAMIEALALRERITFPQALKRVDEAYGMAARSANAVKRFNTLMEELRTVVESGAGPAVVLEAVLERTGYLAELQASTDPQDETRIENLQELAAVALEFEQERGEDEGAGTLAEFLEQVALVADSDQIPDGDEDGDGVITLMTLHTAKGLEFPVVFLTGMEDGVFPHMRALGQTKELEEERRLAYVGITRARERLYLTRSAMRSAWGQPAYNPPSRFLEEIPPQYVEWKRTGRTAAAPSGAPGPASGVAASLSASRARSGPSGFATRRAADKPVISLSVGDRVTHDQFGLGTVTAVTGTGGDAQATIDFGDDKPKRLLLRYAPVEKL; encoded by the coding sequence ATGAGCAGCCTCTTTGACGACAGCTTCCTGGCGGACCTCCGCGACCACCGCGCGGAGGAGCCGCCGCCCCCCGAGGACTCCGAGGTCCCCCCGGCCGTGGAGGAGGTCCCGTACGACCTCTTCGAGGGGAAGTTCGACGTGCCCCCGGCCCGCGACCCGTACTACCGGGACGGCTCCCCGCGTCCGGTCGTCGACCCCGGCGCCCTGCTCGACGGGTTGAACGAGCAGCAGCGGGCCGCCGTCGTCCACCACGGGACGCCGCTGCTCATCGTCGCGGGCGCGGGCTCCGGCAAGACCCGCGTGCTCACCCACCGCATCGCGCACCTCCTCGGCACCCGGAGCGTGCACCCCGGCCAGATCCTGGCCATCACGTTCACCAACAAGGCCGCGGGCGAGATGAAGGAGCGCGTCGAGCAGCTCGTCGGCCCGCGCGCCTCCGCCATGTGGGTCATGACGTTCCACAGCGCGTGCGTCCGCATCCTGCGCCGGGAGTCCAAGCGACTGGGCTTCACCTCGTCGTTCTCGATCTACGACGCCGCCGACTCCAAGCGGCTCATGGCCCTGGTCTGCCGCGACCTGGACCTCGACCCGAAGCGGTACCCGCCGAAGTCCTTCAGCGCCAAGGTCTCCAACCTCAAGAACGAGCTCATCGACGAGGAGACCTTCGCCGACCAGGCGACGGACGGCTTCGAGAAGACCCTCGCCGAGGCCTACCGCATGTACCAGGCGCGGCTGCGCGAGGCCAACGCCCTGGACTTCGACGACATCATCATGACGACGGTCCACCTGCTCCAGGCGTTCCCCGACGTCGCCGAGCACTACCGCCGCCGCTTCCGCCACGTCCTCGTCGACGAGTACCAGGACACCAACCACGCGCAGTACACGCTCGTGCGCGAGCTGGTCGGCCAGCCGGGCGGCGACGACGACCCGGTCCCGGCCGAGCTGTGCGTCGTCGGCGACGCCGACCAGTCGATCTACGCCTTCCGCGGCGCGACCATCCGCAACATCCTCCAGTTCGAGGAGGACTACCCGGACGCGACGACGATCCTGCTGGAGCAGAACTACCGCTCCACCCAGACCATCCTCTCCGCCGCCAACGCCGTCATCGAGCGCAACGAGAGCCGCCGCCCCAAGAACCTGTGGACCCAGGCCGGCGAGGGCGCCCGCATCACCGGCTACGTCGCGGACACCGAGCACGACGAGGCGCAGTTCGTCGCCGACGAGATAGACCGGCTGACCGACGCCGGGGAGGCGAAGGCGGGCGACGTCGCCGTCTTCTACCGGACCAACGCCCAGTCGCGCGTCTTCGAAGAGGTCTTCATCCGCGTCGGCCTGCCCTACAAGGTCGTCGGCGGTGTCCGCTTCTACGAGCGCAAGGAGGTCCGCGACGTCCTCGCGTACCTGCGCGTCCTCGCCAACCCGGAGGACGCCGTCCCCCTGCGCCGCATCCTCAACGTGCCGAAGCGCGGCATCGGCGAGCGCGCCGAGGCCATGATCGAGGCCCTCGCCCTGCGCGAGAGGATCACCTTCCCGCAGGCCCTGAAGCGGGTGGACGAGGCGTACGGCATGGCGGCCCGCTCGGCGAATGCCGTGAAGCGGTTCAACACCCTCATGGAGGAGCTGCGCACGGTCGTCGAGTCCGGCGCCGGTCCGGCCGTGGTCCTGGAGGCCGTCCTGGAGCGCACCGGCTACCTCGCGGAGCTCCAGGCGTCGACGGACCCGCAGGACGAGACGCGGATCGAGAACCTCCAGGAGCTCGCCGCGGTCGCCCTGGAGTTCGAGCAGGAGCGCGGCGAGGACGAGGGCGCGGGCACGCTCGCGGAGTTCCTGGAGCAGGTCGCGCTGGTCGCGGACTCGGACCAGATCCCGGACGGCGACGAGGACGGCGACGGGGTCATCACGCTGATGACGCTGCACACGGCGAAGGGCCTGGAGTTCCCGGTCGTGTTCCTGACCGGCATGGAGGACGGCGTCTTCCCGCACATGCGCGCCCTCGGCCAGACCAAGGAGCTGGAGGAGGAGCGCCGCCTCGCGTACGTGGGCATCACCCGCGCGCGGGAGCGGCTGTATCTGACGCGTTCCGCGATGCGCAGCGCGTGGGGCCAGCCCGCGTACAACCCGCCGTCGCGGTTCCTGGAGGAGATCCCGCCGCAGTACGTGGAGTGGAAGCGCACGGGGAGGACGGCCGCCGCGCCGTCCGGCGCGCCGGGCCCGGCGTCGGGTGTGGCCGCGTCCCTGTCGGCGTCCCGCGCCCGCTCGGGCCCCTCCGGCTTCGCCACGCGCCGTGCGGCGGACAAGCCGGTGATCTCGCTGTCCGTGGGCGACCGGGTCACGCACGACCAGTTCGGCCTCGGCACGGTGACGGCGGTGACGGGCACGGGCGGCGACGCCCAGGCGACGATCGACTTCGGCGACGACAAGCCGAAGCGGCTGCTGCTGCGCTACGCGCCGGTGGAGAAGCTGTAG
- a CDS encoding M23 family metallopeptidase → MNDQHPHAGYVGDDAYATGSFTTYTTSENGYDGGYQTAAYGTGSYGTGTHAPASYDTGAHQTADPLYGGYDAGHGGQYDTAQWSDTTASTTSAYTAYADPSATSGQWGAASWSQEQGDQQYAAATAPTYGTTGEWYGQAAGGDASAPGAWDTTGTTDTTGAFDTAAFDTAAYAPASYETGAYDATAWNHASEETRATAAFVPEQYDYSPADDGPRAEQAEPTAEADGDTGTTYGGDSDAEGLPAQPAGDFAEDLPDDLDGDGPSTQTFEVLDDLGGPDDREHADDADALDALDEPVAVAASARTARRAGGSRGRRRTPARRSALLTVAVPSACVMGVAGIAAASVSGLTGTEQKDDGKAVTAADPASVKPAVANSALDTQLAALDAEALDFGDRASRTQERIDLKARQEAERKKREEEAKRREAMRPKFALPVALRQLSAGYGQSGVNWMSLHTGIDFPVQYGTPVMAATDGTVRTQWNGAYGNMVIVTAKDGTETWYCHLSSAKIRSGSVKAGDVIAYSGNSGNSTGPHLHFEVRPGGGAAIDPEAWLRSHGLSPTG, encoded by the coding sequence GTGAACGACCAGCACCCCCACGCCGGCTACGTCGGAGACGACGCGTATGCCACGGGCAGCTTCACGACCTACACGACCAGTGAGAACGGCTACGACGGCGGCTACCAGACCGCCGCGTACGGCACCGGGTCCTACGGCACCGGCACCCACGCCCCCGCCTCGTACGACACCGGAGCCCACCAGACGGCCGACCCCCTCTACGGCGGCTACGACGCCGGGCACGGCGGCCAGTACGACACCGCCCAGTGGTCCGACACCACCGCGTCCACCACCTCCGCGTACACCGCCTACGCCGACCCGTCCGCCACATCCGGCCAGTGGGGCGCGGCGAGTTGGAGCCAGGAGCAGGGCGACCAGCAGTACGCGGCCGCGACCGCCCCCACCTACGGGACGACCGGTGAGTGGTACGGCCAGGCCGCCGGCGGCGACGCGTCCGCCCCGGGCGCCTGGGACACAACCGGCACGACGGACACGACCGGTGCATTCGACACCGCCGCATTCGACACCGCCGCGTACGCCCCCGCCTCCTACGAGACCGGCGCCTACGACGCCACCGCGTGGAACCACGCCTCCGAGGAGACCCGCGCCACCGCGGCGTTCGTCCCGGAGCAGTACGACTACTCCCCCGCCGACGACGGCCCGCGGGCCGAGCAGGCGGAGCCCACCGCCGAGGCGGACGGCGACACCGGCACCACCTACGGCGGCGACTCCGACGCGGAGGGCCTCCCGGCCCAACCGGCGGGCGACTTCGCCGAGGACCTCCCCGACGACCTCGACGGCGACGGGCCGTCCACGCAGACCTTCGAGGTGCTCGACGACCTGGGTGGACCCGACGACCGGGAGCACGCGGACGACGCCGACGCGCTCGACGCCCTCGACGAGCCGGTCGCCGTCGCCGCCTCGGCCCGCACGGCCCGCCGCGCCGGCGGCAGCCGCGGCCGGCGCCGCACCCCCGCCCGGCGCTCGGCGCTGCTGACCGTCGCCGTGCCGTCGGCGTGCGTCATGGGCGTCGCCGGGATCGCCGCCGCGTCCGTCAGCGGCCTCACCGGCACCGAGCAGAAGGACGACGGCAAGGCCGTCACCGCCGCCGACCCGGCGTCCGTGAAGCCCGCCGTCGCCAACAGCGCCCTCGACACCCAGCTCGCCGCGCTCGACGCCGAGGCCCTCGACTTCGGCGACCGCGCCAGCCGCACGCAGGAGCGCATCGACCTCAAGGCCCGCCAGGAGGCGGAGCGCAAGAAGCGCGAGGAGGAGGCCAAGCGCCGCGAGGCCATGCGCCCCAAGTTCGCGCTGCCCGTGGCGCTCCGCCAGCTCAGCGCCGGCTACGGCCAGTCGGGCGTCAACTGGATGTCGCTGCACACCGGCATCGACTTCCCCGTCCAGTACGGCACGCCGGTGATGGCCGCGACGGACGGCACCGTGCGGACGCAGTGGAACGGCGCGTACGGCAACATGGTGATCGTCACCGCCAAGGACGGCACGGAGACCTGGTACTGCCATCTGAGCAGCGCCAAGATCCGCTCGGGTTCCGTGAAGGCGGGCGACGTCATCGCCTACTCGGGCAACTCGGGCAACTCCACCGGCCCGCACCTGCACTTCGAGGTCCGGCCGGGCGGCGGCGCCGCGATCGACCCGGAGGCGTGGCTGCGCAGCCACGGCCTCAGCCCCACCGGCTGA
- a CDS encoding cobalamin B12-binding domain-containing protein, translating into MGVTGPIRVVVAKPGLDGHDRGAKVIARALRDAGMEVIYTGLHQTPEQIVDTAIQEDADAIGLSILSGAHNTLFARVLELLKERDAEDIKVFGGGIIPEDDIPPLKEKGVAAIFTPGATTASIVDWVNAHVRQPTGA; encoded by the coding sequence ATGGGTGTGACCGGTCCGATCCGCGTGGTGGTGGCCAAGCCGGGTCTCGACGGCCACGATCGCGGTGCGAAGGTGATCGCGCGGGCGCTGCGTGACGCCGGTATGGAGGTCATCTACACCGGCCTCCACCAGACGCCGGAGCAGATCGTGGACACCGCGATCCAGGAGGACGCCGACGCGATCGGGCTCTCGATCCTCTCCGGCGCCCACAACACGCTGTTCGCGCGTGTGCTGGAGCTGCTGAAGGAGCGCGACGCGGAGGACATCAAGGTCTTCGGCGGCGGCATCATCCCGGAGGACGACATCCCGCCGCTCAAGGAGAAGGGCGTCGCCGCGATCTTCACGCCCGGCGCGACGACGGCGTCCATCGTGGACTGGGTCAACGCCCACGTCCGCCAGCCGACCGGGGCCTGA
- a CDS encoding DUF5691 domain-containing protein produces MTTMSWEDLVTSALLGTDRRPLPPGARTRPPAAGATAPQGPRQRGATAEGTGALDAGAVDAGDGHAGAVDAGDGHAGAVDARTEGTGKEGTRRQGTGPGSTGQPLDPPLALLGAAAVQTVRRRAGLVPAVAAPLPPPAPGDARPPLPEAAARRLAQLLADRPSAGGGGRRGAAPDLTELLPQWLAAADAYGYRAPAAALPALLDAARSRTDLRPQALAFGGPRALWLAGFNPEWRFALRGASGGTALPAPEDSGGVRRLWEEGLFAERVALLGAVRAHDPGAALRLLASTWAKERAEDRLMFLDSLRTGLSPADEEFLEGALSDRSRNVRSAAAELLSALPGSAYAARMAARAASCVGLDHTAGQPTVAVEAPHECDAAMQRDGVVPQPPAGRGKRSWWLGQLVEAAPLAVWGERLGGRTPEEVVALPVADDWRDELHAAWCRAAVRQRDAAWSRVLLGPASAPPSAGPGAASSAALLSTLPDGERAEWVAAFVASHGLPEAFQLLGVCAVPWSGALGRAVVDALDVAREAGGYPWSFSGVMGLAERCLDPAEAGRLESMTAASDEGGDAAPGAGGYWAEAFQRLVATLRLRAAMHEELAGRTG; encoded by the coding sequence ATGACCACGATGAGCTGGGAAGACCTCGTCACGTCGGCCCTCCTGGGCACGGACCGCCGCCCCCTCCCGCCCGGGGCCCGTACCCGGCCGCCCGCTGCCGGGGCCACCGCCCCGCAGGGGCCCCGGCAGCGGGGCGCCACGGCTGAGGGCACCGGGGCCTTGGACGCCGGAGCCGTGGACGCGGGGGACGGGCATGCGGGAGCCGTGGACGCGGGGGACGGGCATGCCGGAGCCGTGGACGCCAGGACCGAGGGCACCGGTAAGGAGGGCACCCGTAGGCAGGGCACCGGCCCCGGGAGCACCGGGCAGCCCCTGGACCCGCCGCTCGCGCTGCTGGGCGCGGCGGCCGTGCAGACCGTGCGGCGGCGGGCCGGGCTCGTCCCGGCCGTCGCCGCGCCCCTGCCGCCGCCCGCGCCGGGCGACGCGCGGCCTCCGCTCCCCGAGGCCGCCGCGCGGCGACTGGCGCAGCTCCTCGCGGACCGGCCGTCGGCGGGCGGGGGCGGTCGCCGGGGCGCCGCCCCGGACCTGACGGAGCTGCTGCCGCAGTGGCTGGCCGCCGCCGACGCGTACGGCTACCGGGCGCCCGCCGCGGCCCTGCCCGCCCTGCTCGACGCGGCGCGGTCCCGTACCGATCTGCGCCCGCAGGCCCTGGCGTTCGGTGGGCCGCGCGCGCTGTGGCTGGCCGGGTTCAACCCGGAGTGGAGGTTCGCCCTGCGCGGGGCGTCCGGAGGCACGGCGCTGCCCGCGCCCGAGGACTCAGGGGGCGTGCGGCGGCTGTGGGAGGAGGGCCTGTTCGCGGAGCGGGTCGCGCTGCTGGGGGCCGTACGGGCGCACGACCCGGGCGCGGCCCTGCGGCTGCTGGCCTCGACGTGGGCGAAGGAGCGGGCCGAGGACCGGCTGATGTTCCTCGACTCGCTGCGCACGGGCCTGTCCCCGGCCGACGAGGAGTTCCTGGAGGGCGCGCTGTCGGACCGGAGCCGCAATGTGCGTTCCGCGGCGGCGGAGCTGCTGTCGGCACTGCCCGGCTCGGCGTACGCGGCGCGGATGGCCGCGCGGGCGGCGAGCTGCGTGGGCCTCGACCACACGGCGGGGCAGCCGACGGTCGCGGTGGAGGCGCCGCACGAGTGCGACGCCGCGATGCAGCGCGACGGTGTCGTACCGCAGCCGCCGGCCGGCCGGGGCAAGCGGTCCTGGTGGCTGGGCCAGCTCGTGGAGGCGGCGCCGCTCGCGGTGTGGGGGGAGCGGCTCGGCGGGCGGACGCCCGAGGAGGTCGTCGCCCTGCCGGTGGCGGACGACTGGCGGGACGAGCTGCACGCCGCGTGGTGCAGGGCGGCGGTGCGGCAGCGGGACGCGGCGTGGTCGCGGGTGCTGCTGGGCCCGGCGTCGGCACCGCCCTCGGCAGGGCCCGGCGCCGCGTCGTCGGCGGCGCTGCTGTCGACGCTGCCGGACGGCGAGCGGGCGGAGTGGGTGGCGGCGTTCGTCGCGTCGCACGGCCTGCCGGAGGCCTTCCAGCTGCTCGGCGTGTGCGCGGTGCCGTGGTCGGGGGCGCTGGGCCGGGCGGTGGTCGACGCGTTGGACGTCGCGCGCGAGGCGGGCGGCTATCCCTGGAGCTTCAGCGGGGTGATGGGGCTGGCGGAGCGGTGCCTCGATCCGGCGGAGGCGGGCCGGCTGGAGTCGATGACGGCGGCGTCGGACGAGGGCGGGGATGCGGCGCCGGGCGCCGGGGGGTACTGGGCGGAGGCGTTCCAGCGGCTGGTCGCGACCCTGCGCCTGCGCGCCGCGATGCACGAGGAGCTGGCGGGCCGGACGGGCTGA
- a CDS encoding SWIM zinc finger family protein, protein MTDQGVRWTAEQVLALAPDAASRKAGSKLGAAGPWSATGCGEGGAVWGLCRGSGSRPYQTVVDIAGPAYKCSCPSRKFPCKHALGLLLLWAADPGAVPAGAEAPEWVRSWLESRGARARAVRQREAAGGTADEEAARRRAAARAARATAGAEELEQRLADLVRGGLASAGQAGYGLWEETARRMVDAQAPGLAARVRELGAIPASGPGWPARLLEESALTHLLDRAWLGVDRLPEPLAATVRTRVGLPVPGRGPAVRDRWLVLSQYDTSDGRLTTRRIWLYGRESGRTALLLSFGAAGRAPDLALAVGLVIDAELFPHPGAGQLRAELGERFAAPVPGEAPPPGGTVEDALDAYGLALRDDPWLDSWPVTLRDVVPVPAAEGWQLAQADGAAALPVTGSATAGAGLWRLAAVSGGGPVTVFGECGHRGFTPLAAWSPDAPGTVSLT, encoded by the coding sequence ATGACTGATCAGGGGGTGCGCTGGACGGCGGAACAGGTGCTGGCTCTGGCTCCCGACGCCGCCTCGCGCAAAGCGGGAAGCAAGCTGGGCGCCGCCGGGCCGTGGTCCGCGACCGGGTGCGGCGAGGGCGGCGCGGTGTGGGGGCTGTGCAGAGGCAGCGGGAGCAGGCCGTACCAGACGGTGGTGGACATCGCGGGCCCGGCGTACAAGTGCAGTTGCCCGAGCCGGAAGTTCCCGTGCAAGCACGCGCTCGGGCTGCTGCTGCTGTGGGCCGCCGACCCGGGCGCCGTGCCGGCGGGGGCGGAGGCCCCGGAGTGGGTGCGGTCGTGGCTGGAGAGCCGGGGGGCTCGGGCGCGGGCTGTGCGGCAGCGCGAGGCCGCGGGCGGGACGGCCGACGAGGAGGCGGCGCGGCGCCGCGCGGCGGCCAGGGCGGCCCGTGCCACGGCGGGTGCGGAGGAGCTGGAGCAGCGCCTGGCGGACCTGGTGCGCGGCGGCCTGGCCTCCGCCGGGCAGGCGGGGTACGGGCTGTGGGAGGAGACGGCCCGCCGCATGGTGGACGCCCAGGCGCCGGGCCTGGCCGCGCGGGTGCGGGAGCTGGGCGCGATACCGGCTTCCGGTCCGGGCTGGCCGGCGCGGCTGCTGGAGGAGAGCGCGCTGACGCACCTGCTGGACCGGGCGTGGCTGGGCGTCGACCGGCTCCCGGAGCCGCTGGCGGCGACGGTCCGGACCCGCGTGGGACTGCCGGTGCCGGGGCGCGGCCCGGCCGTGCGGGACCGGTGGCTGGTCCTCTCCCAGTACGACACCTCCGACGGCCGGCTGACGACCCGCCGCATCTGGCTGTACGGGCGGGAGTCGGGGCGCACGGCGCTGCTGCTGTCGTTCGGGGCCGCCGGGCGGGCGCCGGACCTGGCGCTCGCGGTGGGGCTGGTCATCGACGCGGAGCTGTTCCCCCACCCCGGGGCGGGGCAGTTGCGGGCGGAGCTGGGCGAGAGGTTCGCCGCCCCCGTGCCGGGTGAGGCGCCGCCGCCCGGCGGGACGGTCGAGGACGCGCTGGACGCGTACGGGCTGGCGCTGCGGGACGATCCGTGGCTGGACTCGTGGCCGGTGACGCTGCGGGACGTGGTGCCGGTGCCCGCGGCGGAGGGCTGGCAGCTCGCCCAGGCGGACGGGGCCGCGGCACTGCCGGTGACCGGGTCGGCGACGGCCGGGGCGGGGCTGTGGCGGCTGGCGGCGGTGTCGGGCGGCGGGCCGGTCACCGTGTTCGGCGAGTGCGGGCACCGGGGGTTCACGCCGCTGGCCGCCTGGTCGCCGGACGCCCCCGGCACGGTATCGCTCACCTGA
- a CDS encoding MmpS family transport accessory protein, which produces MNRISRSAVAALAAAGLALALGACSQAADEAAERVDNAMNETYQVTYEVTGSGIESISYNGGGGDAMNPKLETVEKPTLPWTKTVTLKGIEAPLVTPVAIQGGAEATCKITHEGKVLKEATGKGAGATLSCVAISPIAD; this is translated from the coding sequence ATGAACCGCATCAGCCGGTCCGCCGTCGCCGCCCTGGCCGCCGCGGGCCTCGCGCTCGCCCTGGGCGCCTGCTCGCAGGCGGCCGACGAGGCCGCCGAGCGCGTCGACAACGCGATGAACGAGACGTACCAGGTGACGTACGAGGTGACCGGCTCGGGCATCGAGTCGATCAGCTACAACGGCGGCGGGGGCGACGCGATGAACCCGAAGCTCGAGACCGTGGAGAAGCCGACCCTCCCGTGGACCAAGACGGTCACGCTCAAGGGCATCGAGGCGCCGCTCGTCACGCCGGTCGCCATCCAGGGCGGCGCCGAGGCCACCTGCAAGATCACCCACGAGGGCAAGGTGCTGAAGGAGGCCACCGGCAAGGGCGCGGGCGCCACGCTCAGCTGCGTGGCGATCTCCCCGATCGCCGACTGA